Part of the Aquicella lusitana genome is shown below.
CCACTTGAAAATAATCTCTGTACACGACAAAACTTCTAACCGTTCGCCCTTCGAGGAGGCCGCAAAGCGGCCGTCTCGAAGGGCGAACGGTTAGAAGTTTTGTCGTGTACAGAGGAAAATAATTCAATTGGTTTTCTCATTATGCCTGGAGTAGAATGTATGTTTTTTGACAGGAAGTTAAGCTAATATGAAGCAATTTCATGTTTACGGAATAGGCAACGCACTCGTCGATATTGATTTTGAAGTGAGTCCAGGAACGCTTGAGCGCCTTAATATTGCTAAAGGTGTGATGACGTTAATTGACGAACCTACCCATCATCGTCTGCTGGAAGAATTAGACGGCATTAAGCATTTGAAAGCATGCGGAGGTTCCGCTGCAAATACCTTATTTACTATGCAACAACTCGGTGGAAAAACTTTTTATTCATGCAAGGTTGGTAATGATGAAGCAGGCGATTTTTTTTATCGTGACTTGATTCTCCATGGTATTCATACCAACTTACATGAGACACATCGAAGTGGTGTGACAGGTAAATGTATTGTATTGGTGACGCCAGATGCTGACCGAACCATGAATACTTTTTTAGGTGCAACATCAGAATTTTCCAAGACGCAGTTGTGTGAATCTTCCCTGAAAAAGTCCGAGTATTTGTATATAGAAGGCTATTTAGTTGCTGCCGCTCCGGGCTGCGAGGCCGCTATTACAGCGCGTGAAATGGCTGAAAAGTATCAACTGAAAATAGCATTAAGCCTTTCTGATCCTAACATGGTTACTTACTTCAAGGATGGACTTTGCGCCATTATCGGTAAGCAAATTGATATTTTATTTTGTAATGACCGGGAAGCGCTGCTGTTTACTGAGGCAAATAATTTGGAAGAAGCCAGTGAGCGGCTCAAAAAATATACCCGCGCATTTGTTATTACCATGGGGAGCAAAGGCGCACTTATTTTTGACGGTCAACAACATACACATATACCGGCTTATAAAGTCAATGTGGTTGATACAGTGGGCGCGGGCGATGTATTTGCGGGTGCGTTCTTATATGGGATTACCCACGGATATAGTTATGTGGAGGCCGGCCAGTTAGCAAGTTTTGCGGCGTCAAAAGTGGTTTCAAAGTTCGGCCCTCGACTGACGGAGCTAGAAATCAAAGGTGTGCAGGATGCGTTTGTCAAACAAGTGATGTATGCCTAAGTTTTTTATATACATAAACGTTCTCTTTGAATCCAATTAAGGAACTGACATGACTCGATCATGCTTTATAGGAAAATGGATTTTAGCATTTTTTTTCTGTGCGATGCTGTTGGGTTGCTCGAAATTGACACAGACCAACTTTGATAAAATTAAAGCAGGTATGTCGATGAAAGAAGTCGTTACGATTTTGGGAGAGCCAACTAAATCGGAGAGTATCGAAATCGCTGGGATCTCAGGCACATCTGCAGTTTGGCGTAATCAACAGACAGAAATCGTCATCCAGTTTTTGAATGACCAAGTAACTATTAAAAGTTTTAGAAAAACAGGCGAAAAGTTACCTGACAATAACGCTGGATCCAGCCCGGACGAAGGTTGATTGTATATTAGCGGTAATAAAAAACCCGGCCAAGCGCGCCGGGTTTTTTTATTGAATCCTAGTAGCTAGACTTTGGCCGTTTTTGAGGGACTAAAATCCAGAATAGATCAAGCTGATTTTTATGCCACGGTGCAATGCAGGTTTTGTACGTACACGGCGCCATTCTTTGCTTGGATCTTTCCATAAATAGTGACGGTCTGATTGGTATTGACAGTCGTATCACAAGATTTTGGCAAGCCTTGTTTTGACAGGCGGAAGTTGTCTTCCAGGTTCGCAATGTAGATATAATCCATATTGAAAGAATGAAAGATAGGGTAGACTTTGCCTTTTTGCGCTGCAAGTATGCTAAGACAGCCTATACCTTCCATGCACATGAAGTAGCGATTATCACTGGTAGCACCAGCGATTTTGATTTTGATATTCGCAGCATCGGTCTCAGCCGCGTTCGCAAATTGCATACAGCCTAATGCTAAAGCCAGAACTAAAATCAAAAATTTTCGCATACTTGCCAGCTCCGTTCGTTGTATAAATAGGTTATGTTCAAAATTTTAACAAACAATAATTAAGGCAGTATTAGCGAAAGGGAGCTAAAAATGTATTTTTTTACAATGACTTATGTGTAAGCGCCGGGGTTGAATAAGCTTTTTGAGGATATTTTCATTATTTTGAACTGGACCTTGGCCGTTTTTGACGGGTGTTCGCGAATTTGCCATTTAGAGCGTAGCGAAGGATCTCCTCTTGTACGTTTGGAGATCCTTCGAGCAAAAAACGCTCTCAGGACGACAGCCATTTTTGTAGAATCAGCATCGTTTGCAAAAATGGCCAATGTCCAGTTTAAGAGTATTTATTTTATTGTGTCATGCAGTACAAAAAAGTATCGCAACGAAGCAAAGCTTGCTTATTTGAGTGAGATTAAAAAATTACAAAGGGGTATAGAGTGAGAGGAAGATAATAAAGGAGGTAAGAACCTTACCTCCTTTACTGCATAGTTTATGCAAAGTGGTAGAGAACGCCCAACATGAATTGATTGTCTGATGGGTTGAACTTCGTACCAAAGGTGCCACCGGAATTGAAGGAGTTGTACCAGGTGTGTGAATATTCGGTACGTACACTCCAATTCTCGTACACTAAGGTTTCAAGGCCTAAGCCAAGGTTGAAGCCATTGCTGGTGTGTGACTTGCTGCTTGAAGCGCCACCAGTAATGTTTTCTTTACCTTTCAGGTTTGCCCAGTTCCAGCCTAAACGAATGTAACCTAAGGAGGTGTCATTCAGTCTAAGACCTGGTAAGAGAGCGAGTCCATAGCTGCTGTTGACTTCAAACTTGGAGTTATAGGTGCCTACTGTATCGGTAAGAGAATAGTTCTCGTCAGCATCGCTAACGTTAGCAAAGATTTCTCCACCCAAGTAGAACAAGTCAGTGAGATACTGGCCATAACCGAGGAAAAGACCGCCAACCCATCCAGTAGCGTTAAGCACTGGGTTACCAATGATATCGCTGGTGCTGGGTGTGTTAATGTTTTGACGAACTCGGTATGAATCATATCCAACCTGACCTCCAACGTACCAGCCATCCTTTAACATCTTTGGTGGTGGACATGGAGCAGCCATTGCTTCGCCTTTGTAATTAGCTTCACCTTTGTAGCCTTTTGCAAAAGCTACGCCAGTGGATGACGCTAATATCAAAGAGGCGGTTAGGACTTTCATTTTAAATGATGAGAGGTTCATGCATGTCTCCTTTAAAACATTTTTTTTACAACATTCCTTTGAATTGATTTCATCACGGATCATATCAAAGAGTACAATCAAATACCTTACATAATATTTATGAAAATGACAACAGATATGATATAGTAAACCCCTTAAATTTTTAAAGTCTTATTTGAAAAAATAATCCCTCCCTGACCAGCTTTTTTTTGACATACCATGTCTGCTATCTGTTTCCTATTTCACGTTCCGCGCTAGGAATACAATAAATTAGGGATAACCCTCTTTTTGTTTCAATAATTACCTATCTTCAAC
Proteins encoded:
- a CDS encoding adenosine kinase; its protein translation is MKQFHVYGIGNALVDIDFEVSPGTLERLNIAKGVMTLIDEPTHHRLLEELDGIKHLKACGGSAANTLFTMQQLGGKTFYSCKVGNDEAGDFFYRDLILHGIHTNLHETHRSGVTGKCIVLVTPDADRTMNTFLGATSEFSKTQLCESSLKKSEYLYIEGYLVAAAPGCEAAITAREMAEKYQLKIALSLSDPNMVTYFKDGLCAIIGKQIDILFCNDREALLFTEANNLEEASERLKKYTRAFVITMGSKGALIFDGQQHTHIPAYKVNVVDTVGAGDVFAGAFLYGITHGYSYVEAGQLASFAASKVVSKFGPRLTELEIKGVQDAFVKQVMYA
- a CDS encoding DUF3862 domain-containing protein — translated: MTRSCFIGKWILAFFFCAMLLGCSKLTQTNFDKIKAGMSMKEVVTILGEPTKSESIEIAGISGTSAVWRNQQTEIVIQFLNDQVTIKSFRKTGEKLPDNNAGSSPDEG
- a CDS encoding outer membrane protein, giving the protein MNLSSFKMKVLTASLILASSTGVAFAKGYKGEANYKGEAMAAPCPPPKMLKDGWYVGGQVGYDSYRVRQNINTPSTSDIIGNPVLNATGWVGGLFLGYGQYLTDLFYLGGEIFANVSDADENYSLTDTVGTYNSKFEVNSSYGLALLPGLRLNDTSLGYIRLGWNWANLKGKENITGGASSSKSHTSNGFNLGLGLETLVYENWSVRTEYSHTWYNSFNSGGTFGTKFNPSDNQFMLGVLYHFA